Part of the Hippoglossus stenolepis isolate QCI-W04-F060 chromosome 4, HSTE1.2, whole genome shotgun sequence genome is shown below.
attttatttgcagGTATCTCTGGCATTGAGAACCTattctgtgaaaagaaaactccCAGCATTTAGGAGTAACTTCCTCCCTCAAACAGTTTGATGACGATGGCCTCATGGGGCTGCAGTTCCAGCGTGTAGAGCGACGTCGACCCCAGGCGGTTCATTCCTGTGCTGGACACAAACACTCCGGCCTCGGGCAGACTCGGGGCCCAGGCCGGATCCAGAGCGTGAATCTCAGGCCAGAGGTTGAGCAGAACGAGGAAGTGGACGCAGCCCCAGGATCGCAGGAAGGCCAGGATGGTGGGAGATGAAGGAGAGGCGAGAGTGGAgttggaggaggatgaggaggaagagttggTGGAGGTGTTGAAGGGGAGGAAGGTGAAGCTGCCGTACAGAAGAGcttcctctctggctctggAGTTAGTGAGCGAAGTAAAAAGAGCCACGGCTGCACGCCTcgccttctccttctcctgagAGAGGGATGGTGTCAGAAAGTTAAATATTAACTCAAGCGATCCTTTGTTTCTCCAAGTGCAGCTTTCTATGACTCATTTGTTTAACAAGTCACGGCGGATAAGACAGAGGTATTTGTAGAGGGAACGCTGGTTTTATTACTCACTGTATTGGTGTCTGATGGTTcattcttctgtctgtgtgatgaGCCAATGTTCAGAGACCCATTCTGTGGCAGAAAGCTTTTATTTGGTATCAGCAACTTTTAAaatggtgtttgtttgtctgtttgtttacctgtgtttggTCGATGTCCTCATCATACTGGACTGTGGGTGATCCTGGCAGAGTCATCATCAACACCAGGAGTAAATTCTTTAGCTCATGAGGCGCTTCTCCTCCgatctgcagaaacacagtaataataataacactatGTCTAAACCAAAGGACAATGGAATTATACACTAAATTATACATGTGATTCAGTTAAAACTATTACAATAAAGACGATTACAAAACTGTCCTAATTTTCTCACAGGCAACTTTTAATTTCCAAACACCAATTTAGTTTTAAACTCCCAGTTTGGTCATGGTATTTGAATGTATCGCCTCATAGTCAAACTGAtccacaaaaacaattaaatcaataaagtAATCAGATTATTGATAATGAACTGAACCGTTGGTTGCTGCCCTAAAATCAGTATGTTCAACTTATCTGTGCAAAACCTCAAATACATTGCACAATCTACTTTTTTGCAATTTTTCCAGGTGCAAAATTTAATTGACGAAAAGTTACACCATGAATAAATCTGATCAATATTCAAGGTTGCGTGCCTGCAAATTGAAAATTTCtgctaaataaaatatttaattggCAAAATGTTTAATTGACAAATATAGCCACAGTGAAGTTTTTCACATGACAATTTGGTGCCGTTATActgttttacattatataaagAGATGAGTGTGTTTTTTAGTCTCATGTTGACATCACACGTGCAGTTCAACTAATAGTAACTCAACGTTAGactattgtattgtattagTTTCAgctaggtgtacctaataaactgcccACTGACTGTAGAATGCATGTCTCTTACTGTCCAGCTCGGCCATGTATCCTCTTCTCTTGTTAGCAGGTGCGTCTCTATAGTGTTGGCTACTTCCTGTGCAGACAGGGGCTGTTGTGACGATGGCAGAATTGACCTCATGACCACATCTACCAGTGTCGTGTTTCTCAGAGCTGGCAGGAagtcttgtgtttgtttcaccaCCACAATCCTGAAGAGACGCACACTTACAATTACCTCGTCATTTAAGGACaacacatctgtccacatctgcacacacacgcaatacctctcctcctcctcctgagtgcTAAACTCCCTGAAGAGACCTCTCCACTCCAGCAGaatctgaaatgtaaatattttattggaaatgctgctgcttaTAAGGAAATTCAAAAACATTAATCAACCATCAGTTGACCTTTTCTGAATA
Proteins encoded:
- the si:dkey-202g17.3 gene encoding 4F2 cell-surface antigen heavy chain codes for the protein MEHPEETDTLTDRMPLDAGDTGYGSVVGPGLLGGAGGSETAPLLIPEPEPEPAVRWQPLSKAELQAVAGGPWWRRLRCYLVLLFWMAWLAILATSIAIIVTSPRPVATPLRWWQKCLFHQLQPNMGAEGSEGISALCEQLPYFKSLGIGALILEGLFHKEPSPLNVTATGGSLGTLPQIQHLLAESNKAGLKVVLDFCKLDLYGAGNKPTNLSAPVENSLQFWLEQGVAGFAICDTDAAYSEKILLEWRGLFREFSTQEEEERIVVVKQTQDFLPALRNTTLVDVVMRSILPSSQQPLSAQEVANTIETHLLTREEDTWPSWTIGGEAPHELKNLLLVLMMTLPGSPTVQYDEDIDQTQNGSLNIGSSHRQKNEPSDTNTEKEKARRAAVALFTSLTNSRAREEALLYGSFTFLPFNTSTNSSSSSSSNSTLASPSSPTILAFLRSWGCVHFLVLLNLWPEIHALDPAWAPSLPEAGVFVSSTGMNRLGSTSLYTLELQPHEAIVIKLFEGGSYS